One genomic window of Oceanotoga teriensis includes the following:
- a CDS encoding amidohydrolase family protein yields the protein MKKLRRNGDFYTINTKHNFNYFVTPLATDTHLHLLGFGEKLNNPDLEHKDNENIKKIIEEELLKDKKDIVLRGWSEQDCDLNKDILDDFKTEKNILLIRRCGHVAIANTNLLENLDFEESEKYVNRSNGYIYEKALEKIYEKIGYFTDINGAYEEAKNYLISKGYGFVHSEDIHGITVDDLPYDDEYLKVYEKIAVNSYDELLKYYERGYFKKYKAVKVYLDGSFGGWTAYMREVYKDRNTKGKFVWNKEELMKVLLFCEDKKLHLAMHAIGDASIDIILEIFEKINPIGLHRIIHSAILHDEQIKKLEKYNIILDMQPEFINSDKPILEKRLGLRTEKAYRFLDIYKSNIPLFLSSDAPVEIPDWIRDLKTLSDMGIPLKYLLHKVTYAPEVIDKIDREKDMHDRYLIFKDNPHEKITIPEIHI from the coding sequence ATGAAAAAGCTTAGAAGAAACGGAGATTTTTATACAATTAATACAAAACACAATTTTAATTATTTTGTAACTCCTTTAGCAACAGATACTCATCTTCATCTTCTGGGCTTTGGAGAAAAACTTAATAATCCTGATCTTGAACATAAAGATAATGAAAACATAAAAAAAATAATCGAAGAAGAGCTTTTAAAAGATAAAAAAGATATAGTATTACGTGGATGGTCGGAACAAGATTGTGATCTAAATAAAGATATTTTAGATGATTTTAAAACAGAGAAAAATATTTTACTTATAAGAAGATGTGGACATGTTGCCATTGCAAATACAAATCTTTTAGAAAATTTAGATTTTGAAGAATCAGAAAAATATGTTAATAGATCAAATGGATATATATATGAAAAAGCATTGGAAAAAATATATGAAAAAATAGGATATTTTACAGATATAAATGGTGCATATGAAGAGGCAAAGAATTATTTGATTTCTAAGGGTTATGGATTTGTTCATTCAGAAGATATTCATGGAATAACTGTAGATGATTTACCATATGATGATGAATATTTAAAAGTATATGAGAAAATAGCTGTTAATTCATATGATGAGCTTTTAAAATATTATGAAAGAGGATATTTCAAAAAATATAAAGCTGTTAAAGTTTATTTAGATGGATCTTTTGGTGGATGGACTGCATATATGAGAGAAGTTTATAAGGATAGAAATACTAAAGGGAAATTTGTTTGGAATAAAGAAGAATTGATGAAAGTATTGTTATTTTGTGAAGATAAAAAACTTCATCTTGCAATGCATGCAATAGGAGATGCATCTATAGACATAATATTAGAAATATTTGAAAAAATAAATCCAATAGGTCTTCATAGAATAATACATTCAGCTATTTTACATGATGAACAAATAAAAAAACTTGAAAAATATAATATAATTCTTGATATGCAACCTGAGTTTATAAATTCTGATAAACCAATATTAGAAAAAAGATTGGGATTGAGAACAGAAAAAGCTTATAGATTTTTGGATATATATAAAAGTAATATACCATTATTTTTGTCTTCTGATGCACCAGTTGAAATTCCAGACTGGATAAGAGATTTAAAAACTTTAAGTGATATGGGAATACCTTTAAAATATCTCTTACATAAAGTTACTTATGCTCCAGAAGTAATAGATAAAATAGATAGAGAAAAAGATATGCATGATAGATATTTAATATTCAAAGATAATCCACATGAAAAAATAACTATTCCTGAAATTCACATATAA
- a CDS encoding MarR family winged helix-turn-helix transcriptional regulator, translating to MKNKNKNNKLLLEMLLDLVNSFTSNLDFKKSKKALSLKPIEFNILSLIYYKGPQKMKDLADYHNLTKSAITIIVDKLESNDYLKRIRSSKDRRIIHIHLTKAGKIMVEEFLEDLNIKLMDMLDPISDEELEVLFETVNKIHSKKHKKI from the coding sequence ATGAAGAATAAGAATAAAAATAACAAATTACTTTTAGAGATGTTATTAGATCTCGTAAATAGTTTTACATCAAATCTTGATTTTAAAAAAAGCAAAAAAGCTCTTTCTTTAAAACCCATTGAATTTAATATACTGAGTTTGATTTATTATAAAGGGCCACAAAAGATGAAAGATTTGGCTGATTATCATAATTTAACAAAAAGTGCAATTACAATAATAGTTGATAAACTTGAAAGTAATGATTATTTAAAGAGAATTAGATCTTCTAAAGATAGAAGAATTATTCATATTCATCTAACAAAAGCAGGTAAAATAATGGTTGAAGAATTTTTAGAAGATCTCAATATAAAATTGATGGATATGTTAGACCCTATATCCGATGAAGAATTAGAAGTTTTATTTGAAACAGTTAATAAAATACACTCAAAAAAACATAAAAAAATATAG
- a CDS encoding MATE family efflux transporter, with amino-acid sequence MEISKDNILKDDMGFLFKKLAIPGIIGMFALGLYNFVDAIFIGQFVSKEGLGAITLAYTIVLINQSITTLFGNGAMSVLSRAIGKNDSNKIEKIAGNVLILTFLFSLILTIIVNVYAENIISFLGGKNEILNLAVDYVKVLSLGFVFASSGPALNFLIRAEGRMKTAMKMVFISIFMNIILDPIFIIGFKLGIKGAAWATVISQITYFIINILYIQKSSSYAKIKSFNLNFDIILNILNPGISAMALNIVAIIQQIIIFRLLAKYGGDFHIIIMGTCLRVFMFFYTPLWGIGQALASVSGINYGAGNVHRTYFSLKYFNIIGTIISFMCWLIFMLFPEFILSLFINNTEYIVDGAPLFRILLSVFFIYSIEVNYISFFQALGKGLHASILTIGRLVIIFIPSVYILSYFMQSDGIWISLPLADILITITGAILIKILKTKQMKRVTL; translated from the coding sequence ATGGAAATTTCCAAAGATAATATTTTGAAAGATGATATGGGTTTTTTATTCAAGAAACTCGCAATACCAGGAATTATAGGAATGTTTGCATTGGGTCTTTATAATTTTGTAGATGCAATATTCATAGGTCAATTTGTTAGTAAAGAAGGTCTTGGTGCAATCACACTCGCATATACAATCGTTCTTATAAATCAGTCTATAACAACATTATTTGGAAATGGTGCAATGTCTGTTTTGTCAAGAGCCATTGGGAAAAATGATTCTAATAAAATTGAAAAAATTGCTGGTAATGTATTAATCTTAACTTTCTTATTTTCTCTCATTTTAACGATAATTGTAAATGTTTATGCTGAAAATATTATTTCATTTTTAGGGGGAAAAAATGAAATTTTAAATCTTGCAGTAGACTATGTAAAAGTATTATCTTTAGGATTTGTTTTTGCTTCTTCGGGGCCAGCTTTAAATTTTTTGATTAGGGCTGAGGGGAGAATGAAAACAGCCATGAAGATGGTTTTTATTTCAATATTCATGAACATAATTCTTGATCCCATTTTTATAATAGGTTTTAAACTGGGTATTAAAGGTGCTGCATGGGCTACAGTCATATCTCAAATTACATATTTTATTATAAATATATTATATATTCAAAAAAGTTCAAGTTATGCAAAAATTAAATCATTTAATTTGAATTTCGATATAATATTGAATATATTAAACCCAGGAATTTCAGCAATGGCATTGAATATAGTTGCTATTATTCAGCAAATAATAATATTTAGACTTTTGGCAAAATATGGTGGAGATTTTCATATAATAATAATGGGAACATGTTTAAGAGTTTTTATGTTTTTTTATACTCCTCTATGGGGTATTGGCCAAGCATTGGCATCTGTTTCTGGAATAAATTATGGAGCCGGAAATGTACATAGAACATATTTTTCATTAAAATATTTTAATATCATAGGAACTATAATATCTTTTATGTGCTGGTTAATTTTCATGTTATTTCCAGAATTTATATTGAGCTTATTCATCAATAATACAGAATATATAGTTGATGGTGCTCCTTTATTTAGAATTCTTTTATCTGTATTTTTTATTTATTCAATAGAAGTTAACTATATAAGTTTTTTTCAGGCACTTGGAAAAGGTCTCCATGCATCTATATTAACTATTGGTAGACTCGTAATAATTTTTATTCCTTCTGTATACATTCTTAGTTATTTTATGCAATCAGATGGAATTTGGATTTCTCTTCCTTTAGCTGATATCTTAATAACGATCACTGGAGCTATTTTAATAAAAATATTAAAGACCAAACAAATGAAAAGGGTCACTTTATAG
- a CDS encoding GNAT family N-acetyltransferase, which yields MFKLKNMNTESINLEFVTSREDFLEDDIDFTKNEVAEFLHEHLGRFGDPLEDIIDAIDYALSDEKGKGGFVLVLHDQDEIIGSVVINNTGMNGYIPENILVYIAVHDEYRGKGIGGNLIKETAKKCKGDIALHVEYDNPARKLYERSGFKSKYAEMRLKN from the coding sequence TTGTTTAAATTAAAAAATATGAATACGGAAAGTATCAATCTTGAATTTGTTACAAGCAGAGAAGATTTTCTCGAAGATGATATAGATTTTACGAAAAATGAGGTAGCAGAATTTCTCCATGAACATCTTGGAAGATTTGGTGATCCTTTAGAAGATATAATCGATGCAATTGATTATGCTCTTTCTGATGAAAAAGGAAAAGGTGGATTTGTTCTGGTGCTCCATGATCAAGATGAAATAATAGGTAGTGTTGTAATAAACAATACTGGAATGAATGGTTATATACCAGAAAATATATTAGTTTATATAGCTGTTCACGATGAATACAGAGGAAAAGGAATCGGGGGAAATCTTATAAAAGAGACTGCTAAAAAATGTAAAGGAGATATAGCTTTACATGTAGAATATGATAATCCCGCAAGAAAACTTTATGAAAGAAGTGGATTCAAATCTAAATATGCTGAAATGAGGCTTAAAAATTAA
- a CDS encoding TetR/AcrR family transcriptional regulator yields the protein MQIQKEDIRENIIETSKLLFFEKGYIKTKISDISKKSGIPVGNIYNYFDSKDSIFYTCIENTLKIIDKWFLEQEKKKNMILDFHSELILKELDDMIDFIINNKVEINLIFNISYGTNFEYIPEKILKRYFEVGKNQMSLMNYKNNNYNISNFILKQLISLYFRVLVEVTSNDYSKEEIKNILKELINFLYSGSYGLLKDLKIYH from the coding sequence ATGCAAATACAAAAAGAAGATATAAGAGAAAATATAATAGAAACATCTAAACTTTTATTTTTTGAAAAAGGATATATTAAAACAAAAATATCTGATATATCAAAAAAATCCGGTATCCCAGTTGGAAATATATATAATTATTTTGATTCTAAAGATTCTATTTTTTATACATGTATTGAAAATACTTTAAAAATTATAGATAAATGGTTTTTGGAGCAAGAAAAGAAAAAAAATATGATTCTAGATTTTCATAGTGAGCTTATCCTGAAAGAACTCGATGATATGATAGATTTTATCATTAATAATAAAGTAGAAATAAATCTTATTTTTAATATTTCTTATGGAACTAATTTTGAATATATTCCAGAAAAAATATTGAAAAGATACTTTGAAGTTGGAAAAAATCAAATGTCATTGATGAATTATAAGAATAATAATTATAATATTTCCAATTTTATTTTAAAACAATTAATATCTCTTTATTTTAGAGTTCTTGTAGAAGTAACTTCTAACGATTATTCAAAAGAAGAAATTAAAAATATTTTAAAAGAACTTATAAATTTTTTATATTCAGGGTCATATGGTTTATTAAAAGATTTGAAAATTTACCATTAA
- a CDS encoding flavodoxin has product MKNSVIVFWSATGNTEAIANELEDALISEGSTVKKLFVDDATLEDLENADIIALGCPAMGAEILEDGSMEPFVESLSNFNFSNKKVALFGSYDWGDGQWMKDWEERMESYGATLVSEGLIVHLHPEDEDIQKCKEMAHKLAN; this is encoded by the coding sequence ATGAAAAATTCAGTTATAGTATTTTGGTCAGCAACAGGAAATACAGAAGCTATTGCCAATGAACTTGAAGATGCTTTGATAAGTGAAGGATCTACAGTTAAAAAACTATTTGTAGATGATGCAACTTTAGAAGATTTAGAGAATGCAGATATAATAGCCCTCGGTTGTCCTGCAATGGGTGCTGAAATTTTAGAAGATGGTTCAATGGAACCATTTGTAGAATCGCTATCTAATTTTAATTTTTCAAATAAAAAAGTGGCTCTTTTTGGTTCATATGACTGGGGTGATGGTCAATGGATGAAAGATTGGGAAGAAAGAATGGAAAGTTATGGAGCTACTTTGGTTTCAGAAGGACTTATAGTTCATCTTCATCCAGAAGATGAGGACATTCAAAAATGTAAAGAAATGGCACATAAATTGGCAAATTAG
- a CDS encoding efflux RND transporter permease subunit, with protein MKNKVLSILSIVLIVLITIFLGYQLTDITVKEDMLSYLSENDPEVIKYNEVTKKFGKKDFLIVGVELDNIYSKLYDIELITKELQKLKEVKSVNSLTNVIRIKSEKNGIEVGSLTEMYDLSDKTLDLEDEILSDDILKENFISKDGKAVLFTLEINTKDKDYDFYSLKKNIEKIFLNYNYDDIYYSGLIFMNEEMAKMSVEDILRIFPFALILIISVLYFMFRSFTGIFIPIITVLISVVWVMGTMVLSFNTLTSITLMVPTILIGIGVDYSIHFFNRYNEDISKGFNVESSIKETYKSILKPIFLTTITTIIGVLSLVTAGIKPISQLAIMASVGITYAFMISLIFGPALIFLIRPKKKKILNEKGHNEFLKKYTKLVLKNKKLIILSIIILITIFTIQIPKLEAKMDLELYLPKNSDSIKGSDYIENNFGGNNYITLYLKGDKENMYQDFYYNRVMRNIKEYIQKFEKVDSSRGFSDLVSNWMKSYDGIEYIPADNSAMSQIFLFLKGSDSLRQIAILDSSESIMEFKMGTSDVDLVYNLSQKAQNFMKDNIIYSYDVIPFNKEDYRSIEGFENELKFFVLSRHGNYEEIILNTLLDAKDKDVLEILKSLNQEDMLNRFNEFLESYDENKVNMNTFISMIEKNDDYIQNYLYQSEKELKAKYVYEKLLQNKEKINIEEKDLKELSFYVNDILVPISGDTNKLDINLTGNSIVTANLNKIMIDSQLLSLFIALILVTIAFMIIMKSFIFGLIAMIPLGITLIMNFGFIKFVGFYLNAATITIASIVIGLGIDYIIHYLSRFSEEYIKTHDKYKSIINASSTTGNAIFSAALTTIFGFLPLSFAKVGFMAQFGAITAFNIFIAFIMTLTIFPIILNILPDKFYKKNFLKNKGAE; from the coding sequence ATGAAAAATAAAGTTTTAAGCATATTAAGTATAGTACTGATTGTTTTGATAACTATTTTCTTAGGATATCAATTAACAGATATTACAGTAAAAGAAGATATGCTGTCTTATTTATCCGAAAATGACCCTGAAGTTATCAAGTATAATGAAGTTACAAAAAAATTTGGTAAAAAAGATTTTTTAATAGTTGGGGTAGAACTTGATAATATATATTCTAAATTATATGATATAGAACTTATAACAAAAGAGCTTCAAAAATTAAAAGAAGTAAAAAGTGTAAATTCTCTCACAAATGTTATAAGAATAAAGTCTGAAAAAAATGGAATAGAAGTTGGAAGTTTAACAGAAATGTATGATCTTTCTGATAAGACTTTAGATTTAGAAGATGAAATATTATCGGATGATATATTAAAAGAAAATTTTATATCTAAAGATGGAAAAGCTGTGCTTTTTACACTTGAAATAAACACTAAAGATAAAGATTATGATTTTTATAGTTTGAAAAAAAATATAGAAAAAATATTTTTAAATTATAATTATGATGATATTTACTACTCTGGATTAATTTTTATGAATGAAGAAATGGCTAAAATGTCTGTTGAAGATATTTTAAGGATTTTTCCATTTGCTCTTATATTAATAATATCAGTGCTTTATTTTATGTTTAGAAGTTTTACAGGGATATTTATACCAATAATAACGGTTTTGATATCAGTAGTATGGGTTATGGGGACTATGGTATTATCTTTCAATACTTTAACCAGTATAACATTGATGGTTCCAACAATTCTAATTGGTATAGGCGTTGATTATTCAATACATTTTTTTAATAGATATAATGAAGATATTTCAAAAGGCTTTAATGTGGAAAGCTCGATAAAAGAAACATATAAAAGCATTTTAAAGCCTATATTTTTAACAACAATAACCACTATAATAGGAGTTTTAAGTCTTGTAACAGCCGGAATTAAACCAATTTCACAACTCGCTATAATGGCCAGTGTAGGAATAACTTATGCATTTATGATATCTTTAATATTTGGTCCAGCTTTAATTTTTTTAATAAGACCCAAAAAAAAGAAAATTCTTAATGAAAAAGGTCATAATGAATTTTTAAAAAAATATACAAAATTAGTTTTAAAAAATAAAAAATTAATAATTCTTTCAATAATAATATTAATAACCATTTTTACAATACAAATACCAAAATTAGAAGCAAAAATGGATTTAGAACTGTATCTTCCAAAAAATTCAGATTCTATAAAAGGATCTGATTATATAGAAAATAATTTTGGTGGAAATAACTATATAACACTTTATTTAAAAGGTGATAAAGAAAATATGTATCAAGATTTTTATTATAATAGAGTTATGAGAAATATAAAAGAATATATACAAAAATTTGAAAAAGTTGATAGTTCAAGGGGATTTTCTGATTTAGTCTCTAATTGGATGAAAAGTTATGATGGCATTGAGTATATACCAGCAGATAATTCAGCCATGTCTCAAATATTTTTGTTTTTGAAAGGCTCTGATTCTCTAAGACAAATAGCTATTTTAGATAGTTCAGAATCTATTATGGAATTTAAAATGGGGACATCTGATGTTGATTTGGTATATAATCTTTCTCAAAAAGCTCAAAATTTTATGAAAGATAATATAATATATTCTTATGATGTAATACCTTTCAATAAAGAAGACTATAGATCTATAGAAGGATTTGAAAATGAACTCAAATTTTTTGTATTATCCAGACATGGAAATTATGAGGAAATAATATTAAACACTTTATTAGATGCTAAAGATAAAGATGTTTTAGAAATATTAAAATCATTAAATCAAGAAGATATGCTCAACAGATTTAACGAGTTTTTAGAATCATATGATGAAAATAAAGTAAATATGAATACATTTATCTCTATGATTGAAAAAAATGATGATTATATACAAAATTATTTATATCAATCTGAGAAAGAATTAAAAGCTAAATATGTTTATGAAAAATTATTGCAAAACAAAGAAAAAATAAATATAGAAGAAAAAGATCTCAAAGAACTATCTTTTTATGTAAATGATATCTTAGTACCTATTTCTGGAGATACCAATAAACTGGACATTAATTTAACAGGAAATTCAATAGTTACGGCCAATTTAAATAAAATAATGATAGATAGTCAATTATTAAGTCTTTTTATTGCTTTAATATTGGTAACAATAGCTTTTATGATAATAATGAAATCATTTATATTTGGATTAATAGCCATGATTCCCCTTGGGATAACTCTGATAATGAATTTTGGATTCATAAAATTCGTAGGATTTTATTTAAATGCAGCTACAATAACAATAGCTTCAATAGTCATAGGCCTTGGAATAGACTATATAATTCATTACTTAAGTAGATTCAGTGAAGAATATATAAAAACTCATGATAAATACAAATCCATAATAAATGCATCCTCAACCACTGGAAATGCAATATTTTCTGCAGCATTAACTACAATATTTGGATTTTTACCTTTAAGTTTTGCAAAAGTTGGCTTTATGGCACAATTTGGAGCTATAACTGCTTTTAATATATTTATAGCTTTTATAATGACATTAACTATATTTCCAATAATTTTAAATATATTACCGGATAAATTCTATAAAAAGAATTTTCTTAAAAATAAAGGAGCTGAGTAG